The Gymnogyps californianus isolate 813 chromosome 5, ASM1813914v2, whole genome shotgun sequence genome contains a region encoding:
- the PTGDR gene encoding prostaglandin D2 receptor: METEGYRCRSSRYIESGQSAVPSSVLFAAGLLGNVLALLLLGQHRRRSRSPGGRPPRVSAFYVLVSGLAVTDLLGKCLLSPIVLAAYAYNRSLSELGPGGRTEGEPGVLCQLFAFFMAFFGLAPTLLLLAMALECWLSLGHPYFYRRHLTRRLGATLGPAAAGLCALFCALPLLGFGVPMQYCPGTWCFIRMAGGGPRHLGFPVLYASLMGLLVLAIGACNVSSMRHLYSMARRQPRRGPPATAAPRMEELDHLVLLGLMTVLFTICSLPLIIRAYMGAFAADFNENADLSALRFLSVNSIVDPWVFIIFRTSVFRMFVRRVCRRLNSRKATLKGPGPGGDGQFCPLGWRRTDTPQLGFP; the protein is encoded by the exons ATGGAGACGGAGGGTTACCGGTGCCGTAGCAGCCGGTATATCGAAAGCGGGCAGTCGGCGGTGCCCAGCTCGGTGCTGTTTGCCGCCGGGCTGTTGGGCAACGTGTTGGCGTTACTTCTGCTGGGCCAGCACCGGCGGCGCTCCCGGTCTCCCGGTGGTCGCCCGCCGCGGGTCTCCGCTTTCTACGTGCTGGTGAGCGGGCTGGCCGTCACCGACCTGCTGGGCAAGTGCTTGCTCAGCCCCATCGTGCTGGCTGCCTACGCCTACAACCGTAGCCTCAGCGAGCTGGGACCGGGCGGGCGTACGGAGGGCGAGCCGGGCGTCCTCTGCCAGCTCTTCGCCTTCTTCATGGCCTTCTTCGGGCTGGCccccaccctgctgctgctggccatgGCGTTGGAGTGTTGGCTCTCCCTGGGGCATCCCTATTTCTACCGACGGCATCTCACCCGGCGGCTGGGTGCCACGttggggccggcggcggcggggctctGCGCCCTTTTCTGCGCCCTGCCGCTGCTGGGCTTCGGGGTGCCCATGCAGTACTGCCCCGGGACATGGTGCTTTATCCGTATGGCCGGCGGCGGGCCGCGCCATCTCGGCTTCCCCGTCCTCTACGCCAGCCTGATGGGCCTGTTGGTGTTGGCCATCGGCGCCTGCAACGTGAGCAGTATGCGGCACCTCTACAGCATGGCCCGGCGGCAACCCCGCCGCGGGccccccgccaccgccgccccgCGCATGGAGGAGCTCGACCACCTCGTCCTGCTGGGGCTCATGACCGTCCTCTTCACCATCTGCTCCCTGCCGCTCATC atCCGGGCGTACATGGGGGCCTTTGCCGCCGATTTCAACGAGAACGCTGACCTCAGCGCCCTGCGGTTTCTCTCCGTGAACTCCATCGTGGACCCCTGGGTCTTCATCATCTTCCGCACCTCCGTCTTCCGCATGTTCGTCCGCAGGGTTTGCCGGAGGCTGAATTCCCGGAAAGCCACCCTGAAAGGGCCCGGTCCGGGGGGGGATGGCCAGTTCTGTCCCCTGGGCTGGCGCAGGACAGACACCCCGCAGCTCGGCTTCCCCTGA